In the Chroococcidiopsis sp. SAG 2025 genome, one interval contains:
- a CDS encoding MgtC/SapB family protein has product MTNISFAPNDWLSICFRLAMALVFGAILGLERQIGRKPAGLRTHMLVSLGSALLILIPLQIVATAEEGRDAISRVIQGIAAGVGFIGAGEILRETQSQARIDRVRGLTSAAATWVSAGLGIAAGCGLWQTGLVSSVLALIVLTVFKRLERPTKR; this is encoded by the coding sequence ATGACCAACATATCTTTTGCTCCTAATGATTGGTTAAGTATTTGCTTCAGGCTAGCTATGGCTTTGGTATTTGGGGCAATTCTGGGTTTAGAGCGCCAAATCGGTCGTAAACCTGCGGGTTTACGCACGCATATGCTAGTCAGTTTGGGTTCGGCATTGTTAATTCTGATTCCACTGCAAATCGTGGCGACAGCAGAAGAAGGGCGTGATGCGATTAGTCGCGTCATTCAAGGAATTGCTGCTGGAGTAGGGTTTATTGGCGCTGGAGAAATTTTGCGCGAAACTCAATCGCAAGCTCGCATAGATCGGGTACGGGGACTCACTTCAGCGGCAGCGACTTGGGTTTCTGCTGGCTTGGGAATTGCTGCTGGTTGCGGCTTATGGCAAACGGGTCTAGTTAGTTCTGTGTTGGCTTTGATCGTTTTGACTGTATTTAAAAGACTAGAAAGACCGACAAAAAGGTAA